From one Solanum stenotomum isolate F172 chromosome 12, ASM1918654v1, whole genome shotgun sequence genomic stretch:
- the LOC125847530 gene encoding aminopeptidase P1-like produces the protein MADTLAALRSLMASHSPPLDALIVPSEDYHQSEYVSARDKRRDFVSGFTGSAGIALISMNEALLWTDGRYFLQAAQQLSEQWKLMRMGEDPALDIWMADNLPKDAAIGVDPWCISVDTAQKWECAFAKKQQKLVPTARNLVDEVWKNQPPAETNPLIVHPLEFAGRSVADKLKDLRAKLVQEKARAMIITALDEVAWLYNVRGTDVSYSPVVHAFAIVTLNSAFLYVDKRKLSSEANSYMKENGIFVREYGDVSSDTVLLASDQLTPSSAEKTPAGLNTETNCGKGTGNGEIQTAEFVNDLIWVDTGACCFALYLKLNADKVLLKQSPLALAKALKNPVEMKGLKNAHIRDGAAVVQYLAWLDRQMQEIYGASGYFAEAESMSKNKLPDLKRLTEVSASDKLEEFRASKEHFRGLSFPTISSVGSNGAIIHYSPEAETCAELDPDQIYLCDSGAQYLDGTTDITRTVHFGKPTPHEKTCYTAVLKGHISLGNARFPNGTNGYALDVLARTPLWKYGLDYRHGTGHGIGSYLNVHEGPHQISFRPSAQNVPLQVSMTVTDEPGYYEDGKFGIRLENVLIVKEGNTKFNFGDKGYLTFEHITWAPYQRKLIDVSILVPEEIQWLNDYHSKCSEILAPYLNQSEMEWLKNATAPIAA, from the exons ATGGCGGACACTCTCGCAGCTCTGAGGTCTTTGATGGCTTCTCACTCTCCTCCTCTCGATGCTTTAATCGTTCCTTCCGAAGATTATCATCAG AGCGAATATGTTTCTGCACGAGATAAGAGGCGCGATTTTGTCTCTGGATTCACCGGAAGTGCTG GTATAGCGCTCATATCAATGAATGAAGCACTTCTGTGGACCGATGGACGCTACTTTTTGCAGGCAGCTCAGCAGCTTAGTGAGCAGTGGAAGCTCATGCGTATGGGAGAAGACCCTGCACTTGATATTTGGATGGCAGAT AATCTGCCAAAGGATGCAGCTATTGGTGTTGATCCATGGTGTATATCAGTAGATACTGCACAGAAATGGGAGTGCGCTTTTGCTAAGAAACAGCAAAAGTTGGTTCCAACAGCTAGAAACTTGGTAGATGAAGTCTGGAAAAATCAGCCACCTGCCGAAACAAATCCCTTGATCGTGCATCCTTTAGAATTTGCTGGTCGCTCTGTTGCAGataagttgaaagatttgagagCAAAACTTGTACAGGAAAAAGCTCGTGCTATGATAATAACAGCACTTGATGAA GTTGCCTGGTTGTATAACGTCCGTGGCACAGATGTATCATATAGCCCCGTTGTTCATGCATTTGCTATTGTAACATTGAACTCGGCCTTCTTGTATGTGGATAAAAGAAAGTTGTCATCTGAG GCAAACTCTTACATGAAGGAAAATGGAATTTTTGTACGGGAATATGGTGACGTTAGCTCAGATACAGTCTTACTTGCATCTGATCAACTCACTCCTTCCTCAGCTGAGAAAACTCCAGCCGGATTGAATACGGAGACTAATTGTGGCAAGGGTACAGGAAATGGTGAAATTCAGACAGCAGAGTTTGTGAATGACCTCATTTGGGTTGACACTGGTGCATGCTGCTTTGCTTTGTACTTGAAACTGAATGCTGATAAAGTCCTCCTTAAGCAGTCACCATTGGCCCTTGCAAAAGCCCTAAAG AACCCTGTTGAGATGAAAGGATTGAAGAATGCCCACATTCGGGATGGGGCAGCTGTCGTGCAATATCTCGCCTGGCTGGATAGGCAG ATGCAGGAAATCTATGGGGCATCCGGTTACTTTGCAGAGGCTGAGAGTATGAGCAAGAACAAACTACC GGATTTGAAACGACTTACAGAAGTTTCTGCAAGTGATAAGCTAGAGGAGTTCCGGGCATCTAAAGAG CATTTTAGAGGGCTGAGTTTTCCAACTATTTCATCTGTTGGTTCAAATGGAGCCATTATCCATTATTCACCCGAGGCAGAAACATGTGCCGAACTTGATCCAGATCAAATATACTTATGTGATTCAGGAGCACAG TATCTGGATGGAACAACTGATATTACACGGACTGTTCATTTTGGAAAACCTACTCCACATGAGAAAACATGTTACACTGCG GTTCTCAAAGGACATATTTCATTGGGTAATGCACGGTTTCCCAATGGAACAAATG GTTATGCTCTTGACGTTCTTGCTCGAACTCCTTTATGGAAGTATGGGCTTGACTATAGGCATGGTACTGGTCATGGGATCGGGTCTTACTTAAATGTCCATGAAG GACCTCATCAAATTAGTTTCAGACCATCAGCGCAGAATGTGCCACTACAAGTTTCAATGACAGTCACAGATG AACCTGGTTACTACGAGGATGGAAAGTTTGGTATAAGATTGGAGAATGTGCTTATTGTCAAAGAGGGCAATACTAAGTTCAACTTTGGCGACAAGGGTTACTTGACATTTGAGCATATAACTTGG GCACCATATCAGAGGAAGTTGATTGATGTTAGCATTTTGGTGCCCGAAGAGATCCAATGGTTGAACGACTACCACTCTAAATGCTCGGAAATCCTCGCTCCTTATTTGAATCAATCTGAGATGGAATGGTTGAAGAATGCTACTGCACCCATTGCAGCTTGA